A genomic window from Lentibacter algarum includes:
- the dprA gene encoding DNA-processing protein DprA — translation MPEGLHPSTHPPLPPTTEDDRVLWLRLLRSRRVGIATFFRLLSEHGSPAAALDALPEIARAAGVERYNTFCEEAARSELSRGADAGATLICYGSSEYPKALYDLADPPPLLWARGDISLLNKPSIGMVGARNASSLGGRTARMLASELSEQGHVIVSGLARGIDTSAHIASLEHGTIAVLAGGVDVIYPSENAHLARDISLKGLLISEQPMGLAPQARHFPRRNRLISGLSIGLIVVEAAAKSGSLITARNALDQGREVLAVPGHPFDARASGCNMLIRDGATLVRSAADVLETLAPLAPDAPVLQPELSLNIPPPPPERRGLAETAALHQQILSRLGPSPLPEDQLIRDLAQPAATIGPVLVELELDGKISRAAGGMLTKEL, via the coding sequence ATGCCTGAAGGTTTACATCCTTCCACTCACCCCCCACTCCCACCCACCACGGAAGATGATCGGGTGTTGTGGCTTCGTCTCTTGCGCTCCCGTCGTGTTGGGATTGCAACTTTTTTCCGTCTCTTGTCTGAACATGGCAGCCCTGCCGCCGCGCTTGACGCCCTCCCCGAAATTGCCCGCGCGGCAGGTGTGGAGCGCTACAACACCTTCTGTGAAGAGGCGGCACGCAGCGAGCTTTCCCGTGGTGCTGACGCCGGCGCAACGCTCATCTGCTACGGCTCGTCTGAATACCCTAAGGCGCTCTATGATCTCGCCGATCCGCCCCCTTTGCTCTGGGCGCGCGGTGATATCTCCCTCCTGAACAAACCCTCCATAGGCATGGTCGGTGCGCGCAACGCTTCCTCTCTTGGCGGGCGCACGGCGCGTATGTTGGCCTCTGAGCTCTCTGAGCAGGGCCATGTCATCGTCTCTGGGCTCGCCCGCGGGATTGATACATCCGCTCACATCGCGAGCTTAGAGCACGGCACAATCGCGGTGCTCGCAGGGGGCGTCGATGTCATCTACCCGTCAGAAAATGCACATCTCGCGCGGGATATCTCCCTCAAAGGCCTTCTGATCAGCGAACAACCCATGGGCCTTGCCCCACAAGCCCGCCATTTTCCTCGCCGAAACAGGCTGATATCTGGGCTATCCATCGGCCTTATCGTCGTTGAGGCCGCCGCCAAGTCTGGCAGCCTGATCACGGCCCGCAACGCATTGGATCAGGGCCGAGAGGTGCTCGCTGTACCAGGGCACCCCTTTGACGCCCGCGCCTCTGGCTGCAACATGCTCATCCGTGATGGCGCCACACTTGTGCGCTCTGCCGCTGATGTTCTTGAAACACTTGCGCCGCTTGCCCCGGACGCGCCCGTACTACAACCAGAACTCTCGCTCAACATCCCACCGCCCCCGCCAGAGCGGCGCGGCTTGGCTGAAACGGCCGCTTTACATCAGCAAATCCTCTCGCGCCTCGGCCCCTCGCCGTTGCCCGAAGACCAGCTCATCCGCGATCTAGCCCAGCCTGCAGCCACAATTGGCCCCGTTCTTGTGGAACTCGAACTTGACGGTAAGATCAGCCGCGCAGCAGGTGGAATGCTCACAAAAGAGCTGTAA
- a CDS encoding FAD-binding oxidoreductase, translating into MITNLTHDLLTKLEALLPEGTLREASPRYLEEPRAKWQGVAAAVAAPKTVEDVSTILRFATAHRIALIPYGGGTGLVGGQVTSSGTPLLLSLERMNTVREVHPSENVIVVEAGCTLQAVQDAAEQANRLFPLSIGSKGTAQIGGNLATNAGGINVLRYGNTRDLALGLEAVMPDGSVWNGLTRLRKDNTGYDIRNLLIGSEGTLGVITAAALKLFPRPAQTGTALFAVSSPEAALKLLARLRDIAGESISAFELLHRQGLEFVAETMPDQRLPWPDPPEWMVLTELGLARGPTPQALFEELFEVALEEGLADDGIIAQSEGQSAELWGLREAIPIANKNIGGISSHDISLPLSAIADFIPRATSALATHGDYRINCFGHLGDGNLHFNVYPPKGAQRSAYKEAASAVQDIVHDITVEMGGSFSAEHGLGRLKAADLERYGDPTKLAAMHSIKSALDPQGIMNPGAVLLTKS; encoded by the coding sequence ATGATCACAAACCTTACACATGACTTGCTGACAAAGCTGGAAGCGCTCCTCCCCGAAGGCACACTGCGCGAGGCCTCGCCACGCTACCTTGAGGAACCGCGTGCCAAATGGCAGGGCGTCGCCGCCGCCGTCGCCGCACCCAAAACAGTAGAAGACGTCAGCACAATCTTGCGCTTTGCGACAGCGCACCGCATCGCGCTAATCCCCTATGGCGGTGGCACAGGCCTCGTTGGCGGGCAAGTGACATCAAGTGGTACGCCACTCCTTCTTTCACTCGAGCGCATGAATACTGTCCGCGAAGTACATCCCTCCGAGAATGTCATCGTCGTTGAGGCAGGCTGCACGCTCCAAGCCGTGCAAGACGCAGCAGAGCAAGCAAACCGCCTCTTTCCCCTCTCCATCGGCTCCAAAGGCACCGCTCAGATCGGAGGCAACCTCGCCACGAATGCAGGTGGCATAAACGTTCTGCGCTACGGCAATACCCGAGATCTGGCCTTGGGCCTTGAAGCGGTGATGCCAGACGGCAGCGTATGGAACGGACTGACGCGCCTGCGGAAAGACAACACGGGTTATGACATTCGCAACCTGCTGATCGGCTCAGAAGGCACACTCGGCGTCATCACAGCCGCCGCGCTCAAGCTCTTTCCTCGCCCGGCCCAAACCGGCACAGCGCTTTTTGCTGTAAGCAGCCCCGAGGCCGCCCTCAAACTGCTCGCTCGCCTGCGCGACATCGCAGGCGAAAGCATCAGCGCATTTGAGCTTCTCCATCGTCAAGGGCTTGAGTTCGTTGCCGAAACAATGCCAGATCAGCGCCTGCCGTGGCCTGACCCGCCAGAATGGATGGTGCTCACAGAGCTCGGCCTCGCACGCGGGCCAACCCCTCAGGCGCTCTTTGAAGAGCTCTTCGAAGTCGCTCTAGAAGAGGGTCTTGCTGACGACGGCATCATCGCCCAAAGCGAAGGCCAGTCGGCTGAGCTCTGGGGCCTGCGCGAGGCGATCCCGATCGCAAACAAAAACATTGGTGGCATCTCAAGCCACGACATTTCGCTACCGCTCAGCGCGATTGCCGACTTTATTCCTCGGGCCACAAGCGCACTTGCCACGCACGGCGACTATCGGATCAACTGCTTTGGGCACCTTGGTGACGGCAATCTGCATTTCAATGTCTACCCTCCAAAAGGCGCGCAGCGTAGCGCTTACAAAGAGGCGGCAAGCGCTGTCCAAGATATCGTGCACGACATCACGGTCGAAATGGGTGGCTCGTTTTCCGCCGAGCACGGCCTTGGTCGCCTCAAAGCTGCTGATCTCGAGCGCTACGGCGATCCCACCAAACTCGCGGCCATGCACAGTATTAAATCAGCTCTTGATCCACAGGGGATTATGAACCCTGGCGCTGTGCTTTTGACTAAAAGTTGA
- a CDS encoding GNAT family protein — MLMRARKKLRLETERLTLRAPIHSDFHSWSALRHDSEAYLTPWEPSWNIDHLSRRAFTNRVYWAQRSMSGDTALPLFIFRRADQQLVGAITIDNIRRGPAQAATVGYWTGQSFARQGFMREALTAVVHHAFHVMDLSRIEAACLPENTPSRGLLERSGFKYEGVAQSYLQINGRWRNHVLYAALRMDRRGKTDIG, encoded by the coding sequence ATGCTCATGAGGGCGCGCAAAAAACTGAGGCTCGAGACAGAGCGCCTCACATTGCGCGCGCCCATTCATTCTGACTTTCACAGCTGGTCCGCGCTGCGCCATGACTCCGAAGCCTATCTCACACCCTGGGAGCCGAGCTGGAATATCGACCACCTCTCGCGCCGCGCCTTTACCAACCGTGTCTATTGGGCGCAGCGTTCCATGTCTGGTGATACTGCGCTTCCTCTTTTCATCTTTCGCCGTGCTGATCAGCAACTCGTTGGCGCAATCACAATAGACAACATCCGACGTGGGCCCGCCCAAGCCGCCACAGTCGGCTACTGGACAGGGCAGAGCTTTGCCCGCCAAGGCTTTATGCGCGAAGCGCTCACAGCGGTCGTACATCATGCTTTTCATGTGATGGACCTGAGCCGTATCGAAGCCGCTTGTCTTCCGGAAAATACCCCGTCGCGCGGCCTGCTTGAGCGCTCGGGCTTCAAATATGAAGGCGTCGCGCAAAGTTATCTTCAAATCAACGGTCGCTGGCGCAACCATGTACTCTATGCTGCCCTGCGGATGGACCGCCGCGGCAAGACCGATATAGGCTAG
- a CDS encoding pitrilysin family protein, giving the protein MSIQTHTLSNGFRIVTEHMPGLQSASVGIWITAGARNETLAQNGIAHFLEHMAFKGTKTRSALDIAEEIENVGGYINAYTSRETTAYYARVLAGDVPLAVDVIGDILVNPVFDPREIEIERGVILQEIGQALDTPDDVIFDWLQEEAYPDQALGRTILGPSERIKAFSRDNLKDFVGQYYGPENMILSAAGGIDHDALVKQAETLFSAMPRGNAPKETPALFAGGERRVVKDLEQAHVALGFEGPTYRDDAIFTAQIYASALGGGMSSRLFQEIREKRGLCYTIFASAGAHADTGMMTIYAGTSGEQVGELAEITLAEMARAADDMSDAEVDRARAQMKAGMLMGLESPSNRAERLARMTQIWGRVPDLDEVVNKIDAVTRQSVRDFGAEMATSAKTAAALYGPVDGAPELGALLQKRAA; this is encoded by the coding sequence TTGAGCATCCAGACGCACACTCTCTCTAACGGCTTTCGCATTGTGACCGAGCACATGCCAGGCCTTCAGTCGGCTTCTGTCGGCATCTGGATCACCGCAGGCGCACGCAACGAGACGCTTGCGCAAAACGGCATTGCACACTTCCTTGAGCACATGGCCTTCAAAGGCACAAAGACCCGCTCCGCGCTCGATATCGCTGAAGAGATCGAAAACGTTGGCGGCTATATCAATGCCTACACGAGCCGAGAAACCACGGCCTACTACGCCCGTGTCCTTGCGGGCGATGTACCACTCGCCGTAGATGTGATCGGCGATATCCTAGTAAACCCTGTGTTTGACCCCCGCGAAATCGAGATAGAGCGTGGCGTGATCCTCCAAGAAATCGGCCAAGCGCTTGATACGCCCGATGATGTGATCTTTGACTGGCTTCAAGAAGAAGCCTATCCTGATCAGGCCCTTGGCCGCACAATCCTTGGGCCAAGCGAGCGCATCAAAGCCTTCTCACGCGACAATCTCAAAGACTTCGTCGGCCAATACTACGGCCCCGAAAACATGATCCTGTCCGCCGCAGGCGGGATCGACCACGATGCGCTTGTCAAACAAGCCGAGACGTTGTTTTCCGCTATGCCTCGTGGCAATGCTCCAAAAGAGACACCCGCACTGTTTGCAGGGGGCGAACGCCGCGTTGTCAAAGACCTTGAGCAAGCACATGTCGCCTTGGGCTTTGAAGGTCCGACCTATCGCGACGATGCGATTTTCACAGCACAGATCTACGCCTCGGCTCTCGGTGGTGGAATGTCCTCACGCCTCTTTCAAGAGATCCGCGAAAAGCGTGGCCTCTGCTACACAATCTTCGCCTCCGCAGGCGCTCATGCCGACACAGGTATGATGACAATCTACGCTGGAACCTCAGGCGAGCAAGTCGGCGAACTGGCTGAAATCACTCTGGCCGAGATGGCGCGTGCCGCAGACGATATGTCAGACGCCGAAGTCGATCGCGCCCGAGCGCAAATGAAGGCAGGGATGCTGATGGGCCTTGAAAGCCCATCCAACCGCGCCGAACGCCTCGCACGGATGACACAGATTTGGGGCCGCGTGCCAGATCTTGACGAAGTCGTAAATAAGATCGACGCCGTTACCCGCCAGAGCGTGCGCGACTTTGGCGCCGAGATGGCCACATCAGCCAAGACCGCCGCTGCACTTTATGGCCCCGTCGACGGTGCGCCAGAGCTGGGCGCACTCTTGCAGAAACGGGCCGCCTGA